From a single Miscanthus floridulus cultivar M001 chromosome 8, ASM1932011v1, whole genome shotgun sequence genomic region:
- the LOC136472927 gene encoding disease resistance protein Pik-2-like: protein MEAAAVGIGKAVLNGVLSGAKAAITEDAALRQAVQRDVVFLTDELAAMRSYLRDADEERNRHKVTRSRVRHVRDLAYDVDDCLREHAVHLEKPSGWRLARTVLERHRIAEEMKGLRARAEDMNHRNLRYHLADEDLPSANSGKPASMSSAAENSRTLGRSRTGVQQQVDLFLESGQVDLVPLICRNDDRELRVIAVWGASGDPRKTSVVRKAYDDLKRKGPERDDVNRDDDAFESCAWIRVAHPFNPSEFLQGIVRQFHMNSLQQEAGKTEQATLGSQILNNMKTIDEHRLVDEFSKHVSQKRYLIVLNELSTIEDWDSIKLCFPNNKKGSRIIVSTDQVEVASLCVGPERFVVEVLKQSSTDQVICAFCEKGTTELEPCSMIAATDRSNSTDERIVTRTETVEYESQFIRRQNEIEGIISKLKSNSNGREHEVVTICGKDGLGKTSLVKSIYQKEELRGHFERRAYVTIKHPFNLEDILDSLVKQLDDSLVKQLDDKEEEPDDKEEVSARKEKDKERGGDRTKLGVKRRRLDDLLNKGKYLIVLDDLSSIKEWDSINLPKTNTEGRIIVTTSTENIAKHSSNKKDENIYKLKCLDKRDALDLFKETVFRGIKDWDGKFPDSGLCKEADSILTKCNGFPLAILTIGGILAKQPKTLVEWKKLNEYIAAELKTNPELDPIRTILVKCYDYLPYDLKSCFLYLSIFPEDHTISRRRLVHRWTAEGYSSGEHGKSAKEIADGYFMELIDRKMIKPFVESIDTTKGVDSCKFNNLIHEMSTLKSSEENLVFRLEEGCCMNTQGKIRHLSVSDNWNGDRSEFEDIVHPSSIRSLTVFGKWRPFFISEKMRMLRVLDLEGTSGLNDHHLEHIGNLVHLKYLSLRGCRDICYLPNSLGNMHQLETLDVKHTLIIKLPKTITKLRKLHYLRAGGIGFLGANSYEEAVEDLPKLLQRRLCLLSIFSVAYCVACCSPQLMKNVSNGDPNRRDVCTACCCTVFPFVARHLDLSGVLVPSGFNKLTALHTLGTVNIGRGKATLQDISRLTRLRKLGLAGINMGNRKEFCLALSALSNNLESLSVRSAGNPGLVGCLEFDDMYSAPENLKSLKLYGNLVKLPAWIDGLKNLVKLTLKRSMIEHANAMQILGKLPSLKTLRLLENSFQGKELLFVKDEKAFPNLTRLVLILLSNLTSVEFKQGATPNLKMLQCYGLPSKSKFSGLKYLQSLKEFMLDDDAMYNKSFVDDLRKQLAENTNRPILKRF from the exons atggaggcggcggcggtgggcatCGGCAAAGCGGTTCTGAACGGCGTGCTAAGCGGCGCCAAGGCCGCCATCACCGAGGACGCCGCTCTGAGGCAGGCTGTCCAGCGTGATGTGGTTTTCCTGACGGACGAGCTGGCAGCGATGCGCTCCTACCTGAGGGACGCGGACGAGGAGCGGAACCGGCACAAGGTGACACGGAGCCGGGTGAGGCACGTCCGCGACCTTGCCTACGACGTCGACGACTGCCTCCGGGAGCACGCGGTTCACCTGGAGAAGCCGTCGGGGTGGCGCCTCGCTCGCACGGTGCTAGAGCGGCACCGTATCGCCGAGGAGATGAAGGGTCTCAGAGCCAGGGCGGAGGACATGAACCACAGGAACTTGCGCTACCACCTTGCTGATGAAGATCTGCCCAGCGCCAACTCCGGCAAGCCTGCTTCGATGTCGTCTGCTGCTGAGAATTCAAGAACTCTCGGCCGGAGCCGGACTGGCGTCCAGCAGCAAGTGGATCTGTTTCTTGAATCCGGTCAAGTCGATCTCGTTCCGCTGATATGCAGAAACGACGACCGTGAGCTTCGGGTGATTGCAGTCTGGGGAGCAAGTGGTGATCCTAGGAAGACGTCTGTCGTCAGAAAGGCTTACGATGATCTGAAGAGAAAGGGTCCTGAGAGAGATGATGTCAACAGAGATGACGATGCTTTTGAATCCTGTGCCTGGATAAGGGTTGCACATCCTTTCAACCCATCTGAGTTCCTCCAGGGCATCGTGAGGCAATTCCACATGAATTCTCTTCAGCAAGAAGCAGGGAAGACAGAGCAAGCAACACTTGGGTCTCAGATTCTAAACAATATGAAAACGATTGATGAACATCGTCTGGTTGATGAGTTCAGTAAACATGTCAGTCAGAAGAGGTATCTGATTGTGCTTAATGAACTGTCTACTATTGAAGATTGGGATTCCATTAAACTCTGCTTCCCAAACAACAAGAAAGGGAGCCGGATCATAGTGTCGACAGACCAAGTTGAGGTTGCAAGTTTATGTGTAGGCCCAGAAAGGTTCGTAGTAGAGGTGCTCAAGCAATCATCAACTGATCAAGTCATCTGTGCTTTCTGCGAGAAG GGTACAACGGAGCTTGAGCCTTGCTCAATGATAGCTGCCACTGATAGGAGTAACTCCACTGATGAAAGGATTGTTACACGCACAGAGACGGTGGAATATGAATCTCAGTTCATCAGGCGACAGAatgagatagaaggtattatcaGCAAGCTAAAGTCTAACAGCAATGGCCGAGAACATGAGGTGGTCACTATATGTGGAAAAGATGGCCTTGGGAAAACTAGTCTAGTCAAATCAATCTACCAAAAAGAAGAGCTCAGGGGCCATTTTGAAAGACGAGCCTATGTGACGATCAAGCACCCTTTCAATCTTGAGGATATTCTTGATAGCTTAGTTAAGCAACTAGATGATAGCTTAGTTAAGCAACTAGATGATAAGGAAGAAGAACCAGATGATAAGGAAGAAGTATCTgcaagaaaagaaaaagataagGAAAGAGGTGGAGACAGAACAAAATTGGGAGTTAAACGGCGACGGTTGGATGACCTTTTAAACAAAGGGAAATACTTGATTGTCCTTGATGATCTATCATCCATTAAAGAATGGGACAGCATTAACCTCCCGAAGACAAATACAGAAGGCCGGATCATTGTCACTACAAGCACAGAGAACATTGCTAAACATAGTTCGAATAAGAAAGATGAAAACATATACAAACTTAAATGTTTGGACAAACGGGACGCTCTTGATCTCTTCAAGGAAACG GTATTTCGGGGAATTAAAGATTGGGATGGGAAATTTCCTGATTCTGGCTTGTGTAAAGAGGCAGACTCTATCCTAACGAAGTGCAATGGGTTTCCCCTAGCAATACTCACCATTGGTGGAATCTTGGCAAAACAGCCAAAAACTCTCGTGGAGTGGAAAAAATTGAATGAGTATATTGCTGCTGAGCTAAAGACAAATCCAGAGCTTGATCCTATAAGAACTATCCTTGTGAAATGCTATGACTATTTACCCTATGACCTCAAGTCTTGTTTCTTATATCTGTCCATCTTTCCAGAAGACCACACTATTAGCCGTAGACGCTTGGTGCACCGGTGGACCGCAGAGGGTTACTCAAGTGGTGAGCATGGCAAGTCCGCTAAGGAAATTGCTGACGGCTACTTTATGGAGCTCATTGACAGGAAAATGATCAAACCATTCGTGGAATCAATCGATACTACAAAGGGAGTTGACTCTTGCAAATTCAATAATCTCATCCATGAAATGAGTACCTTAAAGTCATCAGAGGAAAATCTTGTTTTCAGACTAGAGGAAGGTTGCTGCATGAACACCCAGGGCAAGATTCGTCACCTATCTGTAAGTGATAACTGGAACGGAGATCGCAGTGAGTTTGAGGACATAGTGCACCCCTCCAGTATTCGGTCATTGACAGTGTTTGGGAAATGGAGGCCATTTTTTATTTCTGAGAAGATGAGGATGCTGAGAGTGTTGGACTTGGAAGGCACATCAGGTCTAAATGATCATCACCTTGAGCACATCGGGAATCTTGTGCACCTAAAATACCTTTCTTTGAGAGGGTGCCGTGATATTTGCTACTTGCCAAATTCTTTGGGTAACATGCATCAACTAGAGACACTGGATGTCAAAcatacactcatcatcaagcttcCAAAGACCATCACCAAGCTTAGGAAGCTACATTATCTCCGTGCTGGGGGAATTGGATTCTTGGGTGCTAACTCATATGAAGAGGCTGTAGAAGATCTGCCAAAGCTACTACAGAGAAGGCTGTGCCTTCTGAGTATCTTCTCAGTGGCATATTGTGTAGCATGTTGCTCGCCTCAGCTTATGAAGAATGTAAGCAACGGCGACCCAAACAGGCGTGATGTGTGCACTGCATGCTGCTGCACTGTGTTCCCTTTCGTAGCAAGGCACCTAGACCTAAGTGGTGTTCTAGTGCCGAGTGGGTTTAACAAACTCACAGCACTGCACACACTGGGTACGGTGAACATCGGGCGTGGCAAGGCCACCCTACAAGACATAAGCAGGCTCACCCGGTTGCGCAAGCTCGGATTGGCTGGCATCAACATGGGTAACAGGAAAGAGTTTTGCTTGGCTCTTTCTGCTCTCAGCAATAATTTGGAGTCCTTGTCTGTGCGATCAGCTGGGAACCCAGGTTTAGTTGGCTGCTTGGAGTTTGATGACATGTACTCAGCTCCAGAAAACCTCAAGAGCCTCAAGTTGTATGGCAATCTGGTCAAATTACCAGCATGGATCGATGGGCTCAAGAATCTAGTGAAATTGACTCTAAAGAGGTCCATGATAGAGCACGCTAATGCCATGCAAATCCTTGGCAAGCTACCAAGCTTGAAAACTCTGCGACTGCTGGAGAATTCTTTCCAGGGTAAAGAGCTCCTTTTTGTTAAGGATGAGAAGGCATTCCCTAACTTGACACGACTGGTGCTGATTCTCCTCAGCAACCTCACGTCGGTCGAGTTTAAACAAGGAGCAACGCCAAATCTTAAGATGCTACAATGTTATGGTTTGCCCAGTAAAAGTAAGTTTTCTGGTCTGAAATATCTCCAAAGTCTCAAGGAATTCATGCTGGACGACGACGCCATGTACAACAAGTCGTTCGTGGATGACCTGCGGAAACAACTTGCCGAAAACACGAATAGGCCTATCTTGAAAAG